In Trichocoleus desertorum NBK24, the following are encoded in one genomic region:
- a CDS encoding TM2 domain-containing protein has translation MTSSNQADKKTAAGICGILLGALGVHKFILGYNTEGIIMLLATLLTCGIGGAIMGVIGLVEGIIYLTKSDEEFVSTYILTKKGWF, from the coding sequence ATGACTAGCTCCAATCAAGCTGACAAGAAAACCGCTGCCGGCATTTGTGGCATTTTGCTGGGAGCCCTCGGTGTTCACAAATTCATTTTGGGCTACAACACCGAAGGCATTATTATGCTGCTCGCAACTCTGCTCACCTGTGGTATTGGCGGAGCCATTATGGGAGTGATTGGTTTGGTAGAAGGAATTATCTACCTCACCAAGTCGGATGAAGAATTCGTCAGCACCTACATATTGACTAAGAAAGGTTGGTTCTAG
- the lepB gene encoding signal peptidase I — protein MTRVQNQAPEENTQPQVENPWLEGFKTIGLSVVLALGIRTFVAEARYIPSGSMLPTLQINDRLIVDKLSYHFQSLDRGDIVVFSPTQTLEDQGFKDAFIKRIIGLPGEKVEVKGGRVFINDQPLREDYIEEQPSYQWGPVQVASDSYLVLGDNRNNSYDSHYWGFVPRDRIIGRAVVRFWPPNRVGELGQDPAYELKPAQ, from the coding sequence ATGACTCGTGTGCAGAATCAAGCGCCTGAAGAAAATACCCAACCACAAGTTGAAAATCCTTGGCTAGAGGGGTTCAAGACAATAGGGCTGAGTGTTGTTTTAGCTTTGGGAATTCGCACTTTCGTCGCTGAAGCACGCTATATCCCATCTGGGTCAATGCTGCCAACGCTACAAATCAACGATCGCCTCATTGTAGATAAACTTAGCTACCATTTCCAGAGCTTAGATAGAGGTGATATTGTCGTGTTCTCACCGACTCAAACCCTAGAAGATCAGGGCTTTAAGGATGCTTTCATCAAACGCATCATTGGTCTGCCGGGTGAGAAGGTGGAAGTCAAGGGAGGGCGAGTCTTTATTAATGATCAACCTCTGCGAGAAGATTACATTGAGGAGCAACCAAGCTACCAATGGGGGCCTGTGCAGGTAGCTTCTGACTCATATTTAGTGTTGGGCGATAACCGCAATAACAGCTACGACAGCCACTATTGGGGGTTTGTCCCTCGCGATCGCATTATTGGTCGAGCTGTGGTGCGCTTCTGGCCTCCCAACCGAGTTGGAGAGCTAGGGCAAGATCCAGCTTATGAACTCAAGCCTGCTCAATAA
- a CDS encoding dihydroorotase: MTNELLQQVRVLDPAAMTDRVADVLIVDGKIEAIAESISEWPTNTQVRESRGMILGPGLVDLYSHSGEPGFEDRETLRSLQQAAIAGGFTRLNILPDTTPALDNPAGLAWLEDKRQFQLPVQVQAWGALTLGVQGQQMTELAELAAAGVVGFADGRALSSYGLLRRLLEYLKPLQKPVALWPCDLKLAGDGVMREGPESIRFGLPGSPAIAETTAIAALLELVAAIGTPVHIMRVSTARSVELIQAAKERGLPITASTTWMHLLLHSQAIQSYDPNLRLEPPLGNPADQAALIEGFRQGVLDAIAIDHTPYTYEEKTVAFAEAPPGAIGLELALPLLWQRFVASGEWSALELWQALSSNPAKCLQQPIATVASGQPAELTLFNPNQPWVVSGQSLKSLSTNTPWLGQEVLGQIVQTWYVSA, from the coding sequence ATGACTAATGAACTGCTCCAACAAGTCCGGGTCTTAGATCCTGCTGCGATGACCGATCGCGTGGCAGATGTCTTGATTGTCGATGGCAAGATTGAGGCGATCGCAGAGTCGATCTCTGAGTGGCCCACCAATACTCAGGTACGAGAAAGCCGAGGCATGATCTTAGGGCCAGGGTTAGTCGATTTATACAGCCACTCTGGCGAACCCGGATTTGAGGACAGGGAAACCCTACGTTCTTTACAGCAAGCAGCGATCGCAGGTGGCTTTACACGCCTAAATATCCTGCCGGATACGACTCCCGCCCTGGATAATCCGGCTGGACTCGCCTGGTTGGAGGACAAACGGCAATTTCAGCTTCCAGTCCAGGTGCAGGCATGGGGCGCTTTGACGCTAGGGGTGCAAGGACAACAAATGACCGAGCTAGCCGAACTAGCAGCAGCGGGCGTTGTGGGTTTTGCCGATGGTCGAGCCTTATCTAGTTATGGACTCCTGCGGCGACTCTTGGAATATCTCAAACCACTACAAAAGCCTGTAGCACTTTGGCCTTGCGACCTGAAGTTAGCGGGTGACGGGGTGATGCGAGAGGGGCCAGAATCGATTCGCTTTGGCTTACCTGGAAGTCCTGCGATCGCCGAAACCACTGCGATCGCGGCGCTTTTAGAACTCGTTGCGGCGATCGGCACCCCTGTGCATATCATGCGAGTTTCTACAGCTCGGAGCGTGGAGTTAATTCAAGCGGCTAAAGAGCGTGGTTTACCCATCACAGCTAGTACCACCTGGATGCATTTGCTGCTCCATAGTCAGGCAATTCAAAGCTACGACCCCAACTTACGGCTAGAGCCTCCCCTAGGCAACCCAGCGGATCAAGCCGCTTTAATTGAGGGCTTCAGGCAAGGCGTGTTAGATGCGATCGCCATTGATCACACTCCTTATACCTACGAAGAAAAAACAGTGGCTTTTGCCGAGGCTCCTCCAGGCGCGATCGGCTTAGAACTGGCACTGCCGCTGCTATGGCAACGCTTTGTCGCCAGTGGTGAATGGAGCGCTTTAGAACTGTGGCAAGCCCTCAGTAGCAATCCAGCCAAGTGTTTGCAACAGCCTATCGCGACAGTGGCATCCGGTCAGCCTGCCGAACTGACTCTGTTTAACCCTAACCAACCTTGGGTAGTAAGCGGACAGTCTCTCAAATCCCTGTCCACTAATACACCTTGGCTCGGTCAAGAGGTGCTGGGGCAGATCGTGCAAACTTGGTACGTTAGTGCTTAA
- a CDS encoding FHA domain-containing protein — MSSALKQNHLLIIEDDKGQRHFTLDGSVYTIGRDSKCNICLASLFVSRRHATLVKLPKENGSYYYRIQDGSLKGKPSVNGLLINGYKLQGHDLQTKDVVVFGPSVRIIYFVLEEDELANLDPDELDIPEFDVTLIDPKMVGVSSED; from the coding sequence ATGTCTTCAGCACTTAAGCAAAATCATCTTTTAATCATCGAAGATGACAAGGGGCAACGACACTTTACCCTTGACGGTTCGGTCTATACAATTGGCAGAGATTCTAAATGTAATATCTGTCTCGCCTCTCTGTTTGTTTCACGGCGGCATGCCACCTTAGTCAAACTGCCTAAGGAAAACGGCAGCTATTACTACCGCATCCAGGATGGGAGCCTGAAAGGTAAACCCAGTGTGAATGGGCTGCTGATTAATGGATACAAGCTGCAAGGCCATGACTTGCAAACCAAAGATGTAGTTGTATTTGGCCCTTCGGTGCGAATTATTTACTTTGTTTTAGAAGAAGATGAACTGGCCAACTTAGATCCTGATGAGCTTGATATCCCAGAATTTGATGTGACATTAATTGATCCTAAAATGGTAGGAGTTTCTTCCGAAGATTGA
- a CDS encoding pentapeptide repeat-containing protein produces MNADELIDRYAAGETEFNGLSLAGINLNSADLIGINLSRADLQGASLLFAYLSRANLSRANLIGTKLSGANLNQADLHRANLRDTDLHGASLQAADLRSADITLANLLDANLIDADLRNANLSGADLTGACLRGANFRQENRQYTANLRGANLAKTDLRGVNLTGADLTRVNLRGANLSEAMLRGVDLSGADLTEAILNGAFLTEAQLSGAILVGANLVNAKLERAILCDVDLTGANLHNAILPDTKLSRAQLEQANLSAAKLSRADLSRTNLRYANLTDVNLIDAYLARADLSYANLTDANLVRAELSSTNLMNANLKGAKMPDGRVHS; encoded by the coding sequence ATGAATGCTGACGAACTAATCGATCGCTATGCAGCGGGTGAAACTGAATTTAACGGATTAAGTTTGGCTGGCATCAATCTCAACAGTGCAGATTTAATTGGGATCAACTTATCAAGAGCTGATTTACAAGGAGCCTCACTGCTTTTTGCTTATCTCAGCCGAGCCAATTTGAGCCGAGCCAATCTCATTGGCACTAAGTTAAGTGGTGCTAACCTCAACCAAGCAGATTTACATCGAGCCAACCTCAGGGACACCGACCTCCACGGCGCTAGCCTGCAAGCTGCTGATCTTCGCAGTGCGGACATTACTTTAGCGAATTTACTGGACGCTAACTTAATCGACGCTGATTTACGCAACGCTAACCTGAGCGGCGCTGACCTCACAGGGGCTTGCTTGCGAGGCGCAAATTTTCGCCAGGAAAATCGTCAATACACAGCCAATTTAAGAGGCGCAAATTTAGCCAAAACAGACTTGAGGGGCGTTAACTTAACGGGTGCAGATTTAACCAGAGTCAACCTCCGAGGCGCAAACTTGAGCGAGGCTATGTTAAGAGGAGTTGACCTGAGCGGTGCAGACCTCACAGAGGCCATTCTTAACGGCGCTTTCCTGACAGAAGCCCAGCTTAGCGGTGCGATATTAGTAGGAGCAAACCTGGTTAACGCCAAACTGGAGCGAGCCATATTATGTGACGTTGATTTGACAGGAGCGAATCTGCACAACGCCATCTTGCCCGATACGAAGCTGAGCCGGGCCCAACTAGAGCAAGCCAATCTCAGTGCCGCAAAGCTGAGCCGCGCTGACTTGAGCCGCACTAATCTTCGTTACGCCAATCTGACTGATGTCAACTTAATTGATGCTTATTTAGCCAGAGCTGATTTAAGTTACGCCAATTTGACCGACGCCAACTTGGTTCGAGCCGAACTCAGTAGCACGAATTTAATGAACGCCAACCTGAAAGGAGCCAAAATGCCCGACGGTAGAGTCCATAGTTAA
- a CDS encoding DUF2752 domain-containing protein, with amino-acid sequence MLAFSKHALSRQGRLIRWGVLGLCAAPIAGAYWYSQGYRLPFLGCPIRNLTGIPCPTCGMTRSFMAIAHGDWNQALVHHLFGPVLFVSLAIAAVHLLAELVVGRRITTGYSALISQRQVHCLGLAMFLGYHVWRLYGLSQSGELSLVFLQSPLGHLLFASPGMA; translated from the coding sequence ATGTTGGCATTCTCCAAACATGCTTTATCTCGCCAAGGACGGCTCATTCGTTGGGGAGTATTGGGCCTATGTGCTGCGCCCATTGCAGGAGCTTACTGGTATAGCCAAGGCTACCGCTTACCCTTTCTAGGCTGTCCCATCCGAAATTTAACAGGGATTCCTTGTCCTACCTGTGGCATGACCCGATCGTTTATGGCGATCGCTCATGGTGATTGGAATCAGGCTTTAGTTCATCACTTGTTTGGGCCTGTGCTTTTTGTAAGCTTGGCGATCGCAGCAGTACATCTATTGGCTGAACTTGTAGTAGGACGACGGATTACGACTGGCTATTCTGCCCTGATTAGTCAACGGCAAGTGCATTGTCTGGGGCTGGCAATGTTTTTGGGCTACCATGTTTGGCGACTTTACGGCTTGTCCCAATCAGGCGAACTAAGTCTGGTGTTTCTTCAATCCCCTCTAGGGCACCTGCTATTCGCTAGCCCAGGCATGGCTTAG
- a CDS encoding cation-translocating P-type ATPase produces the protein MQLTPDQIVATPTSPEIVTLEVAGMKCAGCVRTVEQRLSQHPGVISASVNLVTEVATVECEAGIANPAILAQAVTEAGFPTQARYAATATDATAGVGFAPSFRERHQLEIQQQTRQTAIAGLLLFLSGLGHLGQWGWLTLPGLSNIWFHWGLATLALLGPGRFILVEGWRGLRRNAPNMNTLVGLGTFTAYTASCIALFFPRLGWECFFDEPVMLVGFILLGRTLEQRARGRAVAAFEALVALQPRVARLIPQPTIDPSNQTAIASQTCVEIPVERVRVGEWLQVLPGEKMPVDGKLVTGQTTVDESMLTGESLPVLKQPGELVAAGTLNQSGAIAIQATRTGKDTTLAQIIALVETAQTRKAPIQHLADIVAGYFTYTVMAIAAVTFAFWYGIGTHLWPEVLSHHATIASLTTHAHLMQQSHLADLPTQTSPLLLSLKLAIAVLVVACPCALGLATPTAILVGSSLGAEQGLLIRGGDVLEQVHHLDTIVFDKTGTLTAGQPTVTDCLPLVTASADLEPLSPQDLLQFAATVESGARHPLAAAILQQAQARNLDLLPAKDFHTEPGLGVSALVSDRPVVLGNADWLRQQGIPVSDLAQHQAEILAKAGKTVVYVAIAGTLAGLIAAVDPLRPDACATAKQLQQMGLRVYLLSGDRSEVAATVAQAVGIPPENVQSEIRPAGKAAAIAQLQTQGHRVAMMGDGINDAPALAQADIGISLYSGTDVAVETAEIVLMRDRLMDVVRSIQLSRATFNKIRQNLFWAFAYNVLGIPLAAGALLVTTGFALSPAAAGAMMAFSSVSVVTNSLLLRYTHAAKGDETNPTSFHV, from the coding sequence ATGCAACTGACTCCAGACCAAATTGTTGCAACTCCAACCTCCCCAGAAATTGTGACTTTAGAAGTTGCGGGGATGAAGTGTGCAGGCTGTGTCCGAACCGTAGAACAGCGGCTCAGTCAGCATCCGGGAGTGATTTCCGCCTCAGTCAACTTAGTAACTGAGGTCGCAACAGTTGAGTGTGAAGCAGGAATTGCTAATCCTGCTATTTTGGCTCAAGCAGTGACCGAAGCGGGCTTCCCGACACAAGCTAGATATGCAGCCACAGCCACTGATGCAACGGCTGGAGTTGGTTTTGCTCCAAGCTTTAGAGAACGGCATCAACTTGAAATTCAACAACAAACCCGTCAAACTGCGATCGCGGGTCTGCTCCTATTCCTGTCTGGGCTAGGCCATCTGGGGCAATGGGGATGGTTAACTCTTCCGGGTCTCAGCAATATTTGGTTCCATTGGGGTCTAGCCACACTGGCACTTTTGGGGCCTGGACGTTTCATCTTAGTAGAAGGCTGGCGAGGGCTACGACGCAACGCCCCCAACATGAATACACTCGTCGGTTTAGGCACCTTCACCGCTTACACTGCCAGTTGTATTGCCCTGTTCTTTCCCAGATTGGGCTGGGAGTGTTTCTTTGATGAACCCGTGATGTTAGTGGGGTTTATCTTGTTAGGCCGTACCTTAGAGCAGCGAGCTAGGGGCCGAGCTGTTGCCGCTTTTGAAGCTTTGGTAGCGCTTCAACCTCGGGTTGCCCGACTGATCCCCCAACCCACAATTGACCCTAGCAATCAAACTGCGATCGCCTCGCAAACCTGTGTCGAAATTCCGGTGGAGCGAGTCCGAGTGGGAGAGTGGCTCCAAGTGCTACCGGGAGAAAAGATGCCTGTAGACGGCAAATTGGTGACTGGGCAAACTACAGTCGATGAGTCGATGCTGACTGGCGAATCGTTACCTGTGCTCAAGCAGCCTGGGGAGCTGGTCGCAGCAGGCACCCTGAACCAATCAGGAGCGATCGCTATCCAAGCCACCCGCACAGGCAAGGACACGACGCTGGCTCAAATCATTGCTCTAGTAGAAACGGCTCAAACTCGCAAAGCCCCGATTCAGCATTTGGCCGACATCGTGGCTGGGTACTTCACCTACACAGTCATGGCGATTGCGGCTGTTACCTTTGCTTTTTGGTACGGGATCGGCACCCATCTCTGGCCCGAAGTTTTGAGCCACCACGCAACGATCGCTTCCCTCACGACTCATGCTCACCTGATGCAGCAGAGCCACTTAGCAGACTTGCCGACGCAGACCTCGCCATTATTGTTAAGCCTGAAATTGGCGATCGCTGTGTTGGTCGTTGCCTGTCCCTGTGCGTTAGGCTTGGCGACTCCGACCGCAATCTTGGTGGGTTCTAGTTTAGGGGCTGAACAGGGATTGTTGATTCGAGGGGGCGATGTCCTGGAGCAGGTGCATCACCTCGACACCATTGTGTTTGACAAAACTGGCACTCTGACAGCGGGTCAGCCGACGGTTACCGATTGTTTACCTCTAGTCACTGCTAGTGCCGATCTTGAACCACTCTCTCCCCAGGATTTATTACAGTTTGCTGCCACGGTTGAAAGTGGTGCCCGTCACCCCCTAGCCGCCGCAATCTTACAGCAAGCCCAAGCTCGGAATTTAGATCTTCTACCTGCCAAAGATTTCCACACAGAACCGGGGTTGGGAGTTTCGGCATTAGTCAGCGATCGCCCAGTGGTGCTCGGCAATGCTGATTGGCTGCGCCAGCAAGGCATTCCTGTGAGTGACCTAGCCCAGCATCAAGCAGAAATATTAGCAAAAGCTGGCAAAACGGTGGTCTATGTTGCGATCGCAGGGACACTAGCGGGGTTGATTGCTGCCGTTGATCCCCTGCGGCCTGATGCTTGTGCCACTGCCAAGCAGCTTCAGCAAATGGGCTTACGTGTTTATCTCTTAAGTGGCGATCGCTCCGAAGTCGCAGCCACCGTTGCTCAAGCGGTTGGAATTCCTCCGGAGAACGTGCAGTCTGAGATCCGCCCAGCCGGAAAAGCAGCCGCGATCGCTCAGCTACAAACCCAGGGGCATCGAGTCGCAATGATGGGGGATGGCATCAATGATGCGCCTGCCCTAGCGCAAGCAGATATTGGTATTTCTCTGTATTCGGGTACCGATGTTGCTGTGGAAACCGCCGAGATTGTGCTGATGCGCGATCGCCTGATGGACGTTGTACGATCAATTCAACTGAGTCGCGCTACCTTTAACAAAATCCGTCAGAACTTATTCTGGGCCTTTGCTTACAATGTGCTGGGTATTCCCTTGGCTGCGGGTGCGCTTCTAGTAACCACAGGGTTTGCTCTAAGTCCAGCAGCAGCGGGCGCTATGATGGCTTTCAGTTCTGTCAGTGTAGTCACCAATTCACTTTTACTTCGCTATACTCACGCTGCTAAAGGAGATGAAACGAACCCAACCTCCTTTCATGTCTAA
- a CDS encoding histidine phosphatase family protein translates to MEDKALSTRVILVRHGESSYNVERRVQGHCDQSTLTEVGRAAAQQVGAALSGLTFDAVYSSPLKRAKETAQLALSCFPTATHYPPEIQLTDNLKEINLVLWEGILFDEVEAKFPDDIQLWRDQPHKLRMEIPGPNGTVDFFPVPALYEQARQFWQEVLPRHGDQTILVVAHSGINRALISTAIGLDCDRYQSLQQSNCGITVLNFAGGLDAPVQVESLNLTAHFGEPLPKRRSGQKGPRLLLVRHGETEWNRQKRFQGQIDVPLNDNGREQAGQAAEFLRSISIDAAVSSSMQRPKETAEIILQHHPAIELKLDDTLQEISHGLWEGKLESEIEAEFPGELQRWQATPEAVQMPEGENLQQVWDRAIAAWNAIVETAAASPTPQTVLVVAHDAINKAILCHVVGLGPENFWNFKQGNGAVSVIDYPKGPAGQPVLQAMNITSHLAGGVLDKTAAGAL, encoded by the coding sequence TTGGAGGATAAAGCCCTGAGTACTCGTGTCATTCTTGTGCGCCACGGCGAGAGTAGCTATAACGTTGAGCGCCGTGTTCAGGGTCACTGTGACCAATCAACCTTAACTGAAGTAGGTCGTGCTGCGGCTCAACAGGTGGGGGCAGCTTTGAGTGGCCTCACCTTCGATGCGGTATATAGCAGCCCGCTGAAACGAGCCAAAGAAACCGCTCAGCTAGCTCTTTCCTGCTTTCCGACGGCTACTCACTATCCGCCCGAAATCCAGCTAACCGACAACCTCAAGGAAATCAATCTGGTGCTCTGGGAAGGCATATTGTTTGATGAGGTCGAAGCCAAATTCCCCGATGACATCCAGTTGTGGCGAGACCAACCCCACAAGCTGCGGATGGAAATCCCTGGCCCCAACGGTACAGTTGATTTCTTTCCAGTTCCAGCGCTTTACGAACAAGCTCGACAGTTTTGGCAAGAAGTTTTACCTCGGCATGGGGATCAAACCATTCTGGTCGTCGCTCACAGCGGTATTAATCGAGCTTTGATCAGCACCGCCATTGGTCTAGATTGCGATCGCTACCAATCTTTGCAGCAGTCTAACTGCGGCATTACAGTCTTGAATTTTGCAGGTGGCTTAGACGCGCCTGTGCAGGTAGAGTCTTTGAACTTGACAGCTCACTTTGGCGAACCGTTGCCAAAGCGTCGCTCTGGACAAAAGGGACCCCGCCTTTTGCTAGTGCGGCACGGGGAGACAGAATGGAATCGACAGAAGCGCTTCCAAGGTCAAATTGATGTCCCACTCAACGACAATGGGCGTGAGCAAGCTGGACAAGCGGCAGAGTTTTTGCGCTCCATTAGCATCGATGCGGCAGTGAGTAGCTCAATGCAGCGGCCCAAAGAAACAGCAGAGATTATTCTGCAACACCACCCCGCTATTGAATTAAAGCTCGACGATACCTTGCAAGAAATCAGTCATGGTTTGTGGGAAGGCAAGCTAGAGTCAGAGATTGAGGCAGAGTTTCCGGGTGAGTTGCAACGCTGGCAAGCTACTCCAGAAGCCGTGCAAATGCCTGAGGGTGAGAACCTGCAACAGGTTTGGGATCGGGCGATCGCAGCTTGGAACGCCATTGTCGAAACAGCGGCTGCATCCCCTACTCCTCAGACTGTACTGGTAGTGGCTCATGACGCCATCAACAAGGCCATTTTGTGTCATGTGGTGGGCTTAGGGCCAGAAAACTTCTGGAACTTCAAGCAAGGGAATGGTGCGGTGAGTGTGATCGACTACCCCAAAGGCCCAGCAGGTCAGCCTGTCTTGCAAGCGATGAATATTACGTCTCACCTAGCAGGTGGAGTTTTAGACAAAACGGCAGCAGGAGCTTTGTAA
- a CDS encoding CPBP family intramembrane glutamic endopeptidase, with protein sequence MRLKQLILGILTIIAIAFIGLSLAQSWSQPQVQSRLELYQTNLLLHASEWQGDANSDVDLKVARDKLIGDEPVKAALKQYQEARQSVAGTLNKLQARSQPTLDRPLDRTLKPETQPKVAPATETPAPKTQAQQSQEPITQMNRLIRELDLRLGVLQAQQGKTDAALATWNQLIDTTQSSSRFGSLGNTATALVGLWSSPPRLLPDAELQIKQELDGWFRYQALTRLYALQQRQTSLSELQTTEQDLAQQAAFKLLIIAGIPVFGFLIGIAILIYLVVQWLLKGKQALLVQNETLTWPTSWGGETIWQVLVLFFVGQFFVGQIALPVGLQILGINPASFDSRTQAIYILAVYALLVTVGLLVLYSSLKPFLPLPEGWFQINGRGRWFWWGLGGYFMALPLVILVSLINQQFWQGQGGSNPILPIVLEGRDNVALVIFFLTASIAAPLFEEVMFRGFLLPSLTRYVPVWGAITISAFLFALAHLSLSEILPLMVLGMVLGFVYTRSRNLLAPMLMHSLWNSGTLLSLFILGSGST encoded by the coding sequence ATGAGACTGAAGCAATTGATTTTAGGGATTCTGACGATTATTGCGATCGCTTTTATTGGTTTATCTTTAGCCCAAAGCTGGAGCCAGCCTCAAGTTCAGAGCCGTCTAGAACTCTATCAAACCAATCTGTTGCTGCACGCTTCCGAGTGGCAAGGCGATGCCAACAGCGATGTAGATCTCAAAGTGGCACGGGATAAATTGATTGGGGATGAACCCGTCAAAGCTGCCTTAAAGCAGTACCAAGAGGCTCGCCAATCGGTAGCAGGCACTTTAAACAAGTTGCAAGCGCGATCGCAACCCACTTTAGATCGCCCATTGGATCGCACCTTAAAGCCAGAAACACAGCCTAAAGTGGCTCCAGCTACAGAAACACCTGCCCCCAAAACTCAAGCCCAACAAAGCCAAGAACCCATCACTCAGATGAATCGCCTCATTCGTGAGTTGGACTTGCGGTTAGGGGTTTTGCAGGCCCAGCAGGGAAAAACTGATGCAGCTTTAGCAACCTGGAACCAGTTGATTGACACCACTCAATCGAGTAGCCGATTTGGCAGCTTGGGCAATACAGCAACCGCTTTAGTCGGATTGTGGAGTTCTCCTCCCCGACTACTACCCGATGCCGAACTCCAAATCAAACAAGAATTAGATGGCTGGTTTCGCTACCAAGCTCTGACGCGATTGTACGCACTGCAACAGCGCCAAACTAGCCTCAGCGAATTGCAAACTACCGAACAAGACCTAGCTCAGCAAGCCGCTTTTAAGTTGTTAATTATTGCTGGGATTCCAGTCTTTGGCTTTTTGATTGGCATCGCCATTTTGATCTATTTAGTCGTGCAGTGGCTGCTGAAAGGAAAACAAGCCCTGTTAGTGCAAAATGAAACCTTGACTTGGCCAACCTCTTGGGGTGGCGAAACTATTTGGCAAGTTTTAGTCCTGTTTTTCGTGGGGCAATTCTTTGTCGGCCAAATTGCCTTACCCGTAGGTCTTCAGATTTTAGGCATTAACCCCGCTAGCTTTGATAGTCGGACGCAAGCTATTTATATTCTGGCTGTGTATGCCTTGCTGGTGACTGTTGGGCTTCTGGTTCTCTACAGCTCTTTAAAGCCCTTCCTACCCTTACCTGAAGGCTGGTTTCAGATCAATGGCCGAGGCAGGTGGTTCTGGTGGGGGCTAGGCGGTTATTTCATGGCCCTCCCTCTAGTGATTTTGGTGTCGTTGATTAACCAACAGTTTTGGCAAGGGCAGGGAGGCAGCAATCCCATTTTGCCGATTGTGCTAGAGGGCCGAGATAATGTGGCCTTGGTAATCTTTTTCCTGACCGCCTCGATCGCGGCTCCTTTATTTGAGGAAGTAATGTTTCGAGGGTTTCTGCTACCCTCGCTAACCCGCTACGTGCCCGTTTGGGGAGCCATTACTATCAGTGCTTTTCTATTCGCCCTTGCTCACCTAAGCCTGTCAGAAATATTACCGCTGATGGTTTTGGGAATGGTGCTGGGGTTTGTCTACACGCGATCGCGCAATCTCCTTGCTCCCATGCTGATGCACAGTCTTTGGAATAGTGGCACCTTGCTGAGCCTCTTTATTCTGGGCAGTGGCTCGACTTAA